In one window of Photorhabdus laumondii subsp. laumondii DNA:
- a CDS encoding type I secretion system permease/ATPase has protein sequence MNLLPSSATDSSNYTHNQALNCIVYVGKQFHKSATVDQLQHSLGFDSLYLSELQLREAANAIGLHSKIERLTVNTGPTLPLPALIELEQRWWVLIEVENDNITILDPVTEQTQSLSLSTSTGNKENVYKILLIADQELTKKHVKFGLSWFYPSIFRQKSQIRDLFLFAMVLQLFALASPILFENIIDKVLVGRSLSSLHVLGMAMLAIALAEPLYSFMRNTVFGHMASQINSELSGRLYRHLAGLPLQYFKQRQTGQIIARVREMSQIRQFLTGSTLMLLLDLIFVIMFIGIMFYYAWILTWIVIGSLFVYFIFWVVAGPVIRRKVEAEYETDANATSFLTEAVTGIETIKTTATENRFLHQWQRILSQQLTKSFAAQKSGLIAGQGIDFVQKFTSAILLWWGVTEVLRGELTPGQLIAFNMLAGHVTQPILRLAQVWQDFQHTLIALKRVGDILDEPMENSKQGLASVPELEGQIEFKNIRFRYHDDTPEVLANLSLLIKSGQFIGITGPSGSGKSTLTRLLQRLYVPQHGQVLIDGMDLAIADPVSLRRNMSVVLQESILFSGSITDNIRLCKPNATDAEVYRAAELAGAIEFIQSLPHGFAHPVGEKGVNLSGGQRQRIALARALLVNPTILILDEATSALDYESEAAIMANMDEICRNRTVISIAHRLNTIRHADKICVLDQGQIIEFGSHDQLLQQGGLYAHLWHQQIGEN, from the coding sequence GTGAACCTATTACCTTCTTCTGCTACTGACTCCAGTAACTACACTCATAATCAGGCGCTGAATTGCATCGTCTATGTGGGGAAACAATTTCATAAGTCAGCTACTGTCGATCAACTTCAACACAGCCTGGGTTTTGACTCCTTATATCTGAGTGAACTACAGCTGCGTGAAGCCGCCAACGCTATTGGGCTACACAGTAAAATTGAGCGATTAACTGTCAACACAGGGCCAACATTACCCTTACCGGCATTGATTGAGCTGGAACAACGGTGGTGGGTACTCATTGAAGTCGAGAATGACAATATTACCATTCTCGATCCTGTGACTGAACAAACTCAATCGCTTTCCCTATCTACATCTACGGGTAATAAAGAGAATGTATATAAGATTCTTTTAATCGCAGATCAGGAATTAACTAAGAAGCATGTCAAATTCGGCTTGAGCTGGTTTTATCCCTCCATTTTCCGCCAGAAAAGTCAGATAAGAGATCTGTTTTTGTTTGCCATGGTTCTCCAGTTATTTGCACTGGCCAGTCCGATCTTGTTTGAAAACATCATCGATAAGGTATTAGTAGGACGAAGTTTATCTAGCCTGCATGTATTAGGTATGGCTATGCTCGCTATCGCCCTTGCCGAACCCTTGTATAGCTTTATGCGCAACACCGTGTTTGGGCACATGGCAAGCCAGATAAATTCCGAGCTCTCCGGGCGACTGTATCGTCATCTGGCAGGATTGCCGCTGCAATATTTTAAGCAACGGCAAACAGGGCAGATCATTGCCAGAGTCAGAGAGATGTCTCAAATCCGCCAGTTTCTGACAGGTTCTACCCTGATGCTGTTGCTGGATTTAATTTTCGTCATCATGTTTATTGGCATCATGTTTTATTATGCCTGGATACTAACCTGGATTGTTATTGGCTCACTTTTTGTTTACTTCATATTCTGGGTAGTCGCCGGGCCGGTTATTCGCCGCAAAGTAGAAGCAGAATATGAAACCGATGCAAATGCAACAAGCTTTCTGACTGAAGCCGTCACTGGGATTGAAACCATCAAAACCACCGCTACTGAAAACCGTTTCTTACATCAGTGGCAGCGTATTCTCAGCCAACAGTTGACTAAAAGCTTCGCGGCACAGAAAAGCGGTTTAATCGCAGGACAGGGAATCGATTTTGTCCAGAAATTTACCTCCGCGATCCTCCTATGGTGGGGGGTGACCGAAGTCTTACGCGGTGAACTGACTCCGGGGCAACTTATCGCCTTCAATATGCTGGCCGGACACGTCACGCAACCTATCCTCCGGCTGGCACAGGTTTGGCAGGATTTTCAGCATACGTTAATCGCGTTGAAACGTGTGGGGGATATTCTTGATGAGCCAATGGAAAACAGTAAACAGGGATTGGCTTCTGTACCTGAGCTGGAAGGCCAAATTGAATTCAAAAATATTCGCTTCCGCTACCATGACGATACACCGGAAGTTCTGGCGAACCTGTCGTTATTGATAAAATCGGGTCAATTTATTGGTATAACTGGACCGTCCGGTTCAGGTAAAAGTACTCTCACCCGTTTGCTACAAAGGTTATACGTACCTCAACATGGACAAGTTTTGATTGATGGCATGGATTTAGCTATTGCTGATCCCGTCTCTTTACGCCGCAATATGAGTGTTGTGCTCCAGGAAAGTATCCTGTTTTCTGGCAGCATCACCGATAACATTCGGCTGTGTAAGCCCAACGCAACAGATGCAGAAGTCTATCGTGCCGCTGAGTTAGCCGGGGCCATTGAATTTATTCAATCCCTTCCTCACGGTTTTGCGCATCCAGTTGGGGAGAAAGGAGTCAATCTTTCAGGTGGTCAAAGACAGAGAATCGCATTAGCAAGAGCGCTCTTGGTCAACCCAACCATCCTGATCCTTGATGAAGCTACCTCAGCATTGGACTATGAATCTGAAGCGGCAATCATGGCAAATATGGACGAAATATGCCGTAACCGAACAGTGATCAGTATTGCTCACAGGCTCAATACAATTCGCCACGCGGATAAAATCTGTGTGTTAGATCAGGGGCAAATTATCGAATTTGGCTCACATGACCAATTGCTCCAGCAAGGCGGCTTATACGCGCATCTGTGGCATCAACAAATTGGCGAAAACTAA
- a CDS encoding HlyD family type I secretion periplasmic adaptor subunit: protein MIKAFKNKIKTWLRPCPQHYDFLPTHLALSQRPPSPFARYTAITLSIGIIMALLWAYLGKLDVQATATGRLIVSGRSQIIQAYEQSRVTAIHVQNGQRVEKDAPLLTLNTLGVNQDITRLLKQIEYQAHEKIRYQALTEEQEPTKQELFQALPVSQQTQVADNYSREKREYEAVVTNLKAEMNVNLSSQQSRKSDINALTKLRQNISQRLKARQTLSQKQVISKVEYLEQEKEFLETERLIAQQNAEFHVLQSQYISLEERLNSLKTQKEREWFDKRKQAEVQLVVLEQELAKAQVREQLEVIRSPVTGTVQQLSVHTLGAVLQPAQNLMVIVPDDNVQLAEVQILNKDAGFVYSGQQVTIKVDAFPYTRYGTIDGELLSISRDSTTDEQLGLVFPAQVSLKRNSIAIDDTQVEITPGMSIVAEIKTDQRRVIDYLLSPIREYQSEALREK, encoded by the coding sequence ATGATTAAAGCGTTTAAGAATAAAATTAAAACCTGGTTGCGCCCTTGTCCGCAGCACTATGACTTTTTACCGACACATTTAGCATTGTCACAACGACCACCGTCACCTTTTGCCCGCTACACTGCAATCACGCTCAGTATCGGCATTATCATGGCCTTGCTCTGGGCCTATCTGGGTAAGTTGGATGTTCAGGCAACCGCAACCGGTCGCCTGATTGTCTCTGGCCGTTCTCAGATAATTCAGGCATACGAACAGAGCCGGGTGACCGCTATCCATGTTCAGAATGGGCAGCGGGTAGAGAAAGACGCCCCACTGCTGACACTCAACACACTCGGTGTTAACCAAGATATCACCCGGTTATTAAAGCAGATCGAATATCAAGCCCACGAAAAAATTCGTTATCAAGCTTTGACAGAAGAGCAGGAACCGACAAAACAGGAGCTGTTTCAGGCTTTGCCGGTATCTCAACAAACACAAGTTGCTGACAACTATTCCCGGGAGAAAAGAGAATACGAAGCGGTTGTAACAAATCTGAAAGCAGAGATGAACGTCAATCTCTCTTCTCAACAATCACGAAAAAGCGATATCAATGCGCTCACTAAGCTCCGACAAAATATCAGCCAGCGTTTAAAAGCACGTCAAACCTTAAGTCAAAAACAAGTGATCAGTAAAGTTGAATATCTTGAACAGGAAAAAGAGTTTCTGGAAACAGAACGCCTGATTGCCCAACAAAATGCGGAGTTTCATGTTCTGCAATCGCAATATATTAGCCTGGAAGAGCGCTTAAACAGCCTGAAAACACAAAAAGAGCGCGAATGGTTTGATAAAAGAAAACAGGCCGAAGTTCAATTGGTCGTTTTAGAGCAAGAGCTGGCAAAAGCTCAGGTACGGGAACAACTTGAAGTCATTCGCTCCCCCGTCACAGGAACAGTTCAACAACTCAGCGTCCATACATTAGGCGCGGTACTGCAACCAGCACAAAACTTGATGGTGATCGTCCCTGATGACAATGTGCAGTTGGCGGAAGTGCAAATTTTAAACAAAGACGCCGGGTTTGTTTATTCGGGGCAACAAGTCACCATTAAGGTCGATGCTTTCCCTTATACACGTTATGGCACGATTGACGGCGAACTGTTGAGTATATCCAGAGATTCAACCACCGATGAACAGCTAGGATTGGTCTTTCCTGCTCAAGTGAGCCTTAAACGTAATAGCATTGCCATAGACGATACCCAGGTTGAAATTACCCCAGGAATGTCAATCGTCGCTGAAATCAAAACCGACCAACGCCGCGTTATCGATTATCTCTTGAGCCCTATCAGAGAGTATCAATCTGAAGCATTGAGGGAGAAATAA
- a CDS encoding peptidase domain-containing ABC transporter, giving the protein MNEIEKLTIASLRLILMIYNRKENITDIDNLKKSNCYYSYISNIEEKFNLSISSKNSVSKKHHNILLPAILFDNNGLPFVLAKSNKESSLIQRVDKENPEIWSEERLIKEWNGKWIKIKQKQAKFNIRWFIPEFLAQKKNLCEILLFSFVLQILALISPLVIQVVMDKVLIHQALSTLDVLVFGLIIAGIIEVILRGLREYQYAHTANRIDIKLGLKLVRHLFGLPLLFFKSRQVGAIVTRVRELDTVREFLTGSMFTLSVDVLFMFIFIYVMSLLSGLLTWVFLATFPFYAILAWWVTPRMEKAVEQQFTHAAINTSFLTETVSGAETLKSLAVEPKFVRRWDSQTEKMVDTSFAVQQLGNRSNHIVMLLQKVTGAAILWLGASEVLSLQMTLGQLIAFNMMVNHTSQPLARLVELWGQFIRTRVAVDKLGDMLNLPTEQQSGQQQVALHGAVSFNNIVFRYQPDIPPTIKGLTLDIRAGEAIGIVGTSGSGKSTLARLLLRLYSPETGAITIDGIPLQNIGIETLRQQVGVVLQENFLFNKTVYENIAQSKPDASLESVIKVAKLAGAHEFILRLPMGYDTTIAEGGQSLSGGQRQRLAIARTLLADPKILILDEATSALDDESQSRIQSNMAEIAQGRTVITIAHRLSTVRHCDRIIVLKQGEILEQGSHEQLLNHGRQYRKLWQLQQELKQEMPCHD; this is encoded by the coding sequence ATGAATGAAATTGAGAAATTGACTATAGCATCATTAAGATTAATATTGATGATATATAATAGAAAAGAAAACATCACTGACATTGATAACTTAAAAAAATCTAATTGTTACTATTCATATATAAGTAATATAGAGGAAAAATTTAATTTATCGATTTCAAGTAAAAATTCCGTAAGCAAAAAGCACCATAATATACTTTTACCCGCAATCTTGTTTGATAATAATGGCCTACCTTTTGTTTTAGCCAAATCGAATAAAGAGAGCTCACTAATACAGAGGGTTGATAAAGAAAATCCTGAAATATGGTCCGAAGAAAGGCTGATAAAAGAGTGGAATGGAAAATGGATTAAAATAAAACAGAAACAAGCTAAATTTAACATCCGTTGGTTTATTCCAGAATTTCTGGCACAAAAGAAAAATCTATGTGAGATACTGTTATTTTCCTTTGTGTTACAGATTCTTGCGCTAATTTCTCCCTTAGTTATTCAAGTGGTAATGGATAAGGTCTTAATCCACCAAGCGCTATCAACACTTGATGTATTAGTCTTTGGCTTAATCATCGCCGGCATCATCGAGGTGATTTTACGTGGATTACGAGAATACCAATACGCTCACACCGCAAACCGCATTGATATTAAACTGGGATTAAAACTAGTCCGGCATCTGTTCGGGCTACCTTTACTCTTTTTTAAATCCCGCCAAGTGGGAGCGATTGTTACTCGGGTGCGTGAACTGGACACCGTTAGAGAATTCCTGACCGGCTCAATGTTCACCTTATCTGTCGATGTTCTATTTATGTTTATTTTCATCTACGTGATGAGCCTGTTATCCGGCCTACTAACTTGGGTTTTTCTCGCAACCTTCCCTTTTTATGCCATTTTGGCGTGGTGGGTGACGCCTCGTATGGAAAAAGCGGTTGAACAACAATTCACCCATGCAGCAATAAATACCTCTTTTCTGACTGAAACGGTCTCTGGTGCTGAAACCCTGAAAAGTCTGGCGGTAGAGCCCAAATTCGTTCGCCGTTGGGATAGCCAGACTGAGAAGATGGTAGATACTAGTTTTGCAGTACAGCAACTGGGTAATCGCTCAAACCATATTGTTATGCTACTGCAAAAAGTTACCGGTGCGGCAATTCTCTGGTTAGGCGCATCAGAGGTTTTATCACTGCAAATGACCCTCGGTCAGTTGATCGCCTTCAATATGATGGTCAACCACACTTCCCAGCCATTAGCCAGGTTGGTAGAACTGTGGGGACAATTCATCAGAACACGGGTAGCCGTAGATAAATTAGGAGATATGTTAAACCTGCCAACCGAGCAACAATCCGGCCAGCAGCAGGTAGCACTGCATGGTGCAGTTTCGTTTAACAATATTGTCTTTCGCTATCAACCTGATATTCCGCCAACTATCAAAGGACTGACCCTTGATATCAGAGCCGGAGAAGCCATTGGTATCGTAGGTACTTCCGGTTCTGGGAAAAGCACGCTGGCACGTTTATTACTCCGCCTTTATTCCCCGGAAACCGGCGCAATCACCATAGATGGCATTCCATTGCAAAACATAGGGATCGAAACACTCAGACAACAAGTTGGTGTGGTTCTGCAAGAAAATTTCTTATTTAATAAAACAGTATATGAAAATATCGCTCAGTCGAAACCCGATGCCAGCCTAGAATCGGTGATTAAAGTCGCCAAACTGGCAGGCGCTCATGAATTTATTCTCAGGCTGCCGATGGGATATGACACAACCATTGCAGAAGGCGGGCAATCTTTATCTGGTGGTCAGCGTCAGCGACTGGCTATTGCCCGGACTCTCCTCGCTGACCCCAAAATCCTCATTCTTGATGAAGCAACCAGTGCGCTTGATGACGAGTCACAATCACGCATTCAATCAAATATGGCAGAAATTGCCCAAGGCAGAACGGTTATCACCATCGCACACCGCCTTTCAACTGTACGTCATTGTGATCGCATCATTGTTCTTAAACAGGGGGAAATTCTCGAACAAGGCTCTCATGAACAGCTACTTAACCACGGTAGACAGTACCGGAAGCTCTGGCAGTTACAACAAGAATTAAAACAGGAGATGCCTTGTCATGATTAA
- the rtxC gene encoding RTX toxin-activating lysine-acyltransferase RtxC, with translation MAIIHQPAKLNTAEIQAMIGGVMLLSQYSPLHRRYLVSEWQQRILPAFELNQFCYYADGQGHPIAFCNWAFLSEQNRDELLSGERELIHTDWRSGPHIFFPEMIAPFGHGREVARDLRRRVFLPWKGQKACTVRGKLDVQNNRCIRQVQWFFV, from the coding sequence ATGGCGATTATACATCAACCAGCGAAACTGAATACCGCAGAAATTCAGGCAATGATTGGAGGAGTGATGCTGCTGAGCCAGTATTCTCCTCTGCATCGAAGATACCTGGTGTCCGAGTGGCAACAGCGTATCTTGCCTGCATTTGAACTGAATCAGTTTTGCTACTATGCAGATGGACAAGGGCACCCAATCGCCTTTTGTAATTGGGCTTTTTTATCTGAGCAGAATCGAGATGAGCTTCTTTCGGGAGAAAGAGAGCTTATCCACACAGACTGGCGCTCAGGTCCACATATCTTTTTTCCTGAAATGATTGCGCCTTTTGGTCACGGGCGTGAAGTTGCCAGGGATTTGCGCCGCCGTGTCTTTTTGCCGTGGAAAGGCCAGAAAGCTTGTACTGTCCGCGGGAAGCTGGATGTTCAAAATAACCGCTGTATTCGTCAGGTACAGTGGTTTTTTGTTTGA